From Triticum urartu cultivar G1812 chromosome 2, Tu2.1, whole genome shotgun sequence, a single genomic window includes:
- the LOC125539424 gene encoding uncharacterized protein LOC125539424 isoform X2 produces the protein MFGCGLSLCLFLILLANTENWARRAGCCRGRTHRCRRREGHGSSRHRWMMSCSGRRPCCCHRRGHRCRRKARANGRRNVILHGNVIHKVTLPERDNHLQCESYNVLKQSNDDVQEPRTTMQNAHAENNLAVQQGGPELSLRLHQVTKQNAHAQNSNATKPCGHHQVTKQDKVEVVLYSMNPRNKDKLVATGTLASKEKTYVVGGNMLGVQYVAVHVRGCTYLGDEKLVRPYEKFQTVRDAVGSVIAWPRSHVKIVRPTPPAQPQSIGR, from the exons ATGTTTGGCTGCGGCTTGTCCCTCTGTTTGTTTCTAATCTTGCTTGCAAATACTGAAAATTGGGCCCGGAGGGCCGGTTGCTGTCGTGGGAGGACCCATCGCTGCCGTCGGAGGGAAGGGCATGGCTCAAGTCGCCACCGATGGATGATGAGCTGCAGCGGACGGAGGCCTTGTTGCTGCCATAGGAGGGGCCATCGCTGTCGTCGCAAGGCAAGGGCTAATGGCCGCCGAAACGTGATTCTCCATGGAAACGTGATTCACAAG GTCACTCTACCTGAAAGAGATAACCATCTCCAATGTGAATCTTATAATGTCCTTAAACAATCAAATGATGATGTGCAGGAGCCACGAACTACCATGCAG AATGCCCATGCTGAAAATAATCTTGCCGTGCAGCAAGGTGGTCCTGAACTAAGTTTACGACTTCACCAAGTTACTAAGCAG AATGCTCATGCTCAAAATAGTAATGCAACCAAGCCATGTGGTCATCACCAAGTCACTAAGCAG GATAAAGTTGAAGTCGTGTTGTATTCAATGAACCCGAGAAACAAAGACAAACTCGTGGCCACAGGAACTTTAGCGAGTAAAGAGAAAACGTATGTGGTTGGAGGAAACATGCTTGGAGTGCAATATGTTGCAGTTCATGTTCGCGGATGTACATATCTAGGAGATGAGAAACTAGTTAGACCATATGAAAAATTCCAAACAGTAAGGGATGCCGTGGGTTCTGTTATTGCTTGGCCTCGCTCACAT GTAAAAATAGTTAGGCCAACTCCTCCAGCACAACCACAAAGCATTG GGCGGTGA
- the LOC125539424 gene encoding uncharacterized protein LOC125539424 isoform X4, with protein MQNAHAENNLAVQQGGPELSLRLHQVTKQNAHAQNSNATKPCGHHQVTKQDKVEVVLYSMNPRNKDKLVATGTLASKEKTYVVGGNMLGVQYVAVHVRGCTYLGDEKLVRPYEKFQTVRDAVGSVIAWPRSHVKIVRPTPPAQPQSIGR; from the exons ATGCAG AATGCCCATGCTGAAAATAATCTTGCCGTGCAGCAAGGTGGTCCTGAACTAAGTTTACGACTTCACCAAGTTACTAAGCAG AATGCTCATGCTCAAAATAGTAATGCAACCAAGCCATGTGGTCATCACCAAGTCACTAAGCAG GATAAAGTTGAAGTCGTGTTGTATTCAATGAACCCGAGAAACAAAGACAAACTCGTGGCCACAGGAACTTTAGCGAGTAAAGAGAAAACGTATGTGGTTGGAGGAAACATGCTTGGAGTGCAATATGTTGCAGTTCATGTTCGCGGATGTACATATCTAGGAGATGAGAAACTAGTTAGACCATATGAAAAATTCCAAACAGTAAGGGATGCCGTGGGTTCTGTTATTGCTTGGCCTCGCTCACAT GTAAAAATAGTTAGGCCAACTCCTCCAGCACAACCACAAAGCATTG GGCGGTGA
- the LOC125539424 gene encoding uncharacterized protein LOC125539424 isoform X3, whose translation MQEPQQTKSKEGCGSAPLPHEHVITKNAHAENNLAVQQGGPELSLRLHQVTKQNAHAQNSNATKPCGHHQVTKQDKVEVVLYSMNPRNKDKLVATGTLASKEKTYVVGGNMLGVQYVAVHVRGCTYLGDEKLVRPYEKFQTVRDAVGSVIAWPRSHVKIVRPTPPAQPQSIGR comes from the exons ATGCAG GAGCCGCAACAAACCAAATCGAAAGAGGGTTGTGGCAGTGCACCTTTACCACATGAACATGTGATCACTAAG AATGCCCATGCTGAAAATAATCTTGCCGTGCAGCAAGGTGGTCCTGAACTAAGTTTACGACTTCACCAAGTTACTAAGCAG AATGCTCATGCTCAAAATAGTAATGCAACCAAGCCATGTGGTCATCACCAAGTCACTAAGCAG GATAAAGTTGAAGTCGTGTTGTATTCAATGAACCCGAGAAACAAAGACAAACTCGTGGCCACAGGAACTTTAGCGAGTAAAGAGAAAACGTATGTGGTTGGAGGAAACATGCTTGGAGTGCAATATGTTGCAGTTCATGTTCGCGGATGTACATATCTAGGAGATGAGAAACTAGTTAGACCATATGAAAAATTCCAAACAGTAAGGGATGCCGTGGGTTCTGTTATTGCTTGGCCTCGCTCACAT GTAAAAATAGTTAGGCCAACTCCTCCAGCACAACCACAAAGCATTG GGCGGTGA
- the LOC125539424 gene encoding uncharacterized protein LOC125539424 isoform X1, which produces MFGCGLSLCLFLILLANTENWARRAGCCRGRTHRCRRREGHGSSRHRWMMSCSGRRPCCCHRRGHRCRRKARANGRRNVILHGNVIHKVTLPERDNHLQCESYNVLKQSNDDVQEPRTTMQEPQQTKSKEGCGSAPLPHEHVITKNAHAENNLAVQQGGPELSLRLHQVTKQNAHAQNSNATKPCGHHQVTKQDKVEVVLYSMNPRNKDKLVATGTLASKEKTYVVGGNMLGVQYVAVHVRGCTYLGDEKLVRPYEKFQTVRDAVGSVIAWPRSHVKIVRPTPPAQPQSIGR; this is translated from the exons ATGTTTGGCTGCGGCTTGTCCCTCTGTTTGTTTCTAATCTTGCTTGCAAATACTGAAAATTGGGCCCGGAGGGCCGGTTGCTGTCGTGGGAGGACCCATCGCTGCCGTCGGAGGGAAGGGCATGGCTCAAGTCGCCACCGATGGATGATGAGCTGCAGCGGACGGAGGCCTTGTTGCTGCCATAGGAGGGGCCATCGCTGTCGTCGCAAGGCAAGGGCTAATGGCCGCCGAAACGTGATTCTCCATGGAAACGTGATTCACAAG GTCACTCTACCTGAAAGAGATAACCATCTCCAATGTGAATCTTATAATGTCCTTAAACAATCAAATGATGATGTGCAGGAGCCACGAACTACCATGCAG GAGCCGCAACAAACCAAATCGAAAGAGGGTTGTGGCAGTGCACCTTTACCACATGAACATGTGATCACTAAG AATGCCCATGCTGAAAATAATCTTGCCGTGCAGCAAGGTGGTCCTGAACTAAGTTTACGACTTCACCAAGTTACTAAGCAG AATGCTCATGCTCAAAATAGTAATGCAACCAAGCCATGTGGTCATCACCAAGTCACTAAGCAG GATAAAGTTGAAGTCGTGTTGTATTCAATGAACCCGAGAAACAAAGACAAACTCGTGGCCACAGGAACTTTAGCGAGTAAAGAGAAAACGTATGTGGTTGGAGGAAACATGCTTGGAGTGCAATATGTTGCAGTTCATGTTCGCGGATGTACATATCTAGGAGATGAGAAACTAGTTAGACCATATGAAAAATTCCAAACAGTAAGGGATGCCGTGGGTTCTGTTATTGCTTGGCCTCGCTCACAT GTAAAAATAGTTAGGCCAACTCCTCCAGCACAACCACAAAGCATTG GGCGGTGA